The Spirosoma foliorum genome has a window encoding:
- a CDS encoding KUP/HAK/KT family potassium transporter — MEDKKHLDTVTAAGLLVAMGIIYGDIGTSPLYVLRSVVGTTEPIRSDTVRGALSCIFWTVTLQTTFKYVILILRADNRGEGGIFALYALVRRHAKWLTIPAIIGGSSLLADSIITPPISVSSAVEGLRILYPHIPTVPIVIGILAFLFLIQTFGTSVVGTAFGPIMLVWFTMLGVLGLIHIVDDPTILTSLNPMYGVNFLTKTPGAFWLLGAVFLSTTGAEALYSDMGHCGRANIRVSWAYVKTCLMLNYFGQGAFVESLVGQKLGEQNPFYSLMPEWFLIIGICVATAATVIASQAMLTGAFTLISEAIRLNFWPKVRLRYPSNQKGQLYVPSINWLLFAGCIGVVLYFQESSRMEAAYGLAITLTMMMSTILFSYYMYSHKYNAWFVAFFLVFYLAIESCFLVANLAKFTHGGWVSILIAGVMAFVMIVWLRAFQIKLRLTEYVRIDQYTQAIKELSRDISIPKYATHIVFMSNAARQSEIESKIIYSIFQKRPKRADIYWFVHVDTTDDPYTMEYKVNTIAPDDAYKVTFKLGFRVEQRINLFFRKVIEDMVKNKEVDITSRYESLSRQNVIGDFRFVVLEKFLSFENELPTTERLIMSIYFSIKSFTTPEDRWFGLDSSSVKIEKVPLVIRPVENIQLKRITS, encoded by the coding sequence ATGGAAGACAAAAAGCATTTAGATACCGTTACGGCTGCTGGCCTTCTGGTAGCAATGGGTATCATCTACGGCGATATTGGCACATCGCCCTTGTACGTTCTGCGTTCAGTTGTTGGTACCACAGAACCGATTCGGTCCGATACTGTTCGTGGTGCTCTTTCCTGTATATTCTGGACGGTAACTCTACAAACCACCTTTAAATATGTCATCTTGATTCTCCGGGCCGATAACCGGGGGGAAGGTGGCATTTTCGCTTTATACGCACTGGTGCGCCGTCATGCCAAGTGGCTTACAATCCCGGCTATTATAGGTGGTAGCTCGCTCCTGGCCGACAGTATTATTACCCCGCCTATTTCTGTTTCGTCGGCCGTAGAAGGGTTACGAATTTTGTACCCACATATTCCAACTGTCCCTATTGTTATCGGCATTCTGGCTTTTCTGTTCCTGATACAAACATTTGGGACTAGCGTTGTAGGAACAGCATTTGGTCCAATCATGCTGGTTTGGTTTACGATGCTTGGCGTTCTGGGTCTTATCCACATCGTTGACGATCCGACCATTCTGACATCACTGAACCCCATGTATGGAGTCAATTTTCTGACAAAAACGCCGGGAGCATTCTGGTTATTGGGAGCCGTTTTCCTATCGACAACGGGAGCAGAAGCCCTTTATTCCGACATGGGCCACTGTGGCCGGGCCAATATTCGTGTTAGCTGGGCTTATGTGAAAACCTGCCTGATGCTCAATTATTTCGGCCAGGGGGCGTTCGTCGAAAGTTTGGTTGGACAGAAGTTAGGCGAGCAGAATCCTTTCTATTCCCTTATGCCCGAATGGTTTCTGATCATCGGGATTTGCGTGGCTACAGCCGCGACGGTTATCGCCAGTCAGGCCATGCTGACAGGTGCTTTTACCCTCATTAGCGAAGCAATTCGGCTTAATTTCTGGCCTAAAGTCCGGCTGCGGTATCCTTCCAATCAAAAAGGTCAGCTTTATGTGCCTAGTATCAACTGGCTGCTTTTCGCTGGTTGTATCGGTGTGGTACTTTACTTTCAGGAATCGTCGCGGATGGAAGCGGCTTACGGGTTAGCCATTACCCTGACGATGATGATGAGTACGATCCTGTTTAGCTACTACATGTATTCACATAAATACAATGCCTGGTTTGTCGCCTTTTTTCTCGTATTCTATCTAGCCATAGAAAGCTGCTTTCTAGTAGCTAACCTGGCCAAATTTACCCACGGAGGCTGGGTATCTATCCTGATTGCGGGGGTCATGGCCTTCGTTATGATCGTCTGGTTAAGAGCCTTCCAGATCAAACTTCGCTTAACCGAATACGTCCGAATCGACCAGTATACTCAGGCCATCAAAGAACTCAGCCGCGATATTAGTATTCCGAAATATGCCACGCACATTGTCTTCATGAGCAATGCGGCCCGGCAATCGGAAATCGAGTCGAAAATTATTTACTCGATTTTCCAGAAACGCCCTAAACGCGCGGACATTTATTGGTTTGTGCATGTCGATACGACCGATGATCCATATACGATGGAATATAAAGTGAACACCATTGCTCCCGACGACGCCTATAAAGTGACCTTTAAATTAGGTTTCCGGGTTGAACAGCGCATTAATCTGTTCTTCCGTAAGGTGATTGAAGATATGGTAAAAAACAAAGAAGTGGATATCACGAGCCGCTACGAATCCCTTAGTCGTCAGAATGTTATCGGCGATTTCCGGTTTGTGGTTTTGGAAAAATTCCTGTCGTTTGAGAACGAGCTTCCCACTACCGAGCGCCTGATCATGAGCATCTATTTCAGCATTAAGAGCTTTACTACCCCTGAAGACCGTTGGTTTGGCTTAGATAGTAGCTCAGTTAAAATTGAAAAAGTCCCCCTAGTCATTCGCCCAGTCGAAAACATCCAACTAAAACGCATCACATCTTAG
- a CDS encoding NAD-dependent epimerase/dehydratase family protein, which yields MKLLITGGAGFVGSSLAISLKQNYPDYQIFALDNLKRRGSELSLARLKAAGIEFIHGDIRNKEDFDSLPAIDTVIEASAEPSVLAGLDGTPDYLINTNLFGTVNCLNYALKHKSNFIFLSTSRVYPIKTIETLNFEEADTRFVLTDAQPVPGVSSKGIAEDFPLTGARSLYGTTKLASELLIQEYNEFYGLKTVINRCGVITGPWQMGKVDQGVMVLWIAKHYFEQKLSYIGYGGTGKQTRDMLHIADLYRLIDWELHNLDKVNGEILNAGGGIESSASLQELTKICQEVTGKTIPITEVPENRAADIRLYITDNTNVTKLTGWKPQLGVREIVSDIHDWLNENRAALEPILK from the coding sequence ATGAAATTATTAATTACCGGCGGGGCCGGATTTGTTGGCTCATCGCTCGCTATTTCACTCAAACAGAATTATCCTGACTATCAGATCTTTGCACTCGATAATCTTAAACGACGGGGATCTGAACTAAGTTTGGCTAGGCTAAAAGCGGCAGGTATCGAATTTATTCACGGCGACATCCGAAATAAAGAAGATTTCGATTCCCTACCCGCTATCGACACGGTAATTGAAGCCTCTGCCGAACCATCGGTACTGGCTGGTCTGGATGGAACGCCCGATTACCTCATTAACACCAACCTGTTTGGTACAGTCAATTGCCTGAACTACGCGCTGAAGCATAAGTCCAATTTTATTTTCCTGTCGACCAGTCGCGTTTACCCGATCAAAACCATCGAAACCCTTAATTTCGAGGAAGCCGATACACGTTTTGTTCTCACTGACGCTCAGCCTGTTCCGGGTGTTTCCTCGAAGGGTATCGCCGAAGATTTCCCGCTCACAGGGGCCCGGTCTCTTTATGGCACTACCAAGCTGGCGTCGGAACTGTTGATTCAGGAATATAATGAGTTTTACGGCTTGAAAACGGTAATTAACCGCTGTGGTGTTATTACTGGTCCCTGGCAAATGGGCAAGGTCGATCAGGGCGTTATGGTTCTCTGGATTGCCAAGCACTATTTCGAGCAGAAACTCTCGTATATTGGCTATGGTGGCACGGGCAAGCAAACTCGCGACATGCTCCACATCGCCGATCTTTACCGCCTGATTGACTGGGAATTACACAATCTGGATAAAGTAAACGGCGAAATCCTTAACGCGGGCGGTGGTATAGAAAGCAGCGCGTCGTTGCAGGAACTGACCAAAATCTGTCAGGAAGTAACCGGCAAAACCATCCCTATCACCGAAGTGCCCGAAAACCGAGCCGCCGATATTCGCCTTTACATTACGGACAACACTAATGTCACGAAACTGACCGGATGGAAACCCCAACTTGGTGTTCGCGAGATTGTGAGTGATATTCACGACTGGCTCAACGAAAACCGAGCCGCTCTGGAGCCTATTTTGAAGTAG
- a CDS encoding DUF4249 domain-containing protein — protein MMTTFFSRIRLLATLLSLFLLIVIPLACVDPEDLSLFGTVDVLVVDGTINNLAEPQEILLNRSKADRLTGRFGSLPITKALVEVVVDSAQVIACHETVAGTYQLPGDFRGQIGHAYQLRITLSDGTHYLSTQQIMQSVPPIDAIKAQFNPTGLTTKVNGIYPAAHDISIDFKDPADQHNYYRWDWKLWEKQDWCKSCVQGEYAQYNIVGKGVGTNCYVGGNQLYEDCFSPPEITMPEYNYGGQNLYFVYDYNCRTQCWEILYSHAIDVFDDKFSNGGTMTGRRVAQIPFYQKEGCLVEIRQLALTADAYRFFLLFQQQTQNTGGLTDTPPSALVGNVRNIANAREKVVGYFTAAAASAKRYWIDRKDATGTYPGLFYAQNGRPPIPEPDAAKFCIAPLPLRPPKALCVPSNTKTPFKPDGWQE, from the coding sequence ATGATGACTACATTCTTTTCAAGGATACGCTTGTTGGCCACGTTGCTAAGCCTGTTTTTACTGATCGTGATCCCATTGGCCTGCGTCGATCCCGAAGATCTTTCCTTATTTGGTACGGTAGATGTACTGGTTGTGGATGGCACGATCAATAATTTGGCTGAACCTCAGGAGATTTTACTGAATCGCTCCAAAGCAGATCGGCTCACCGGACGATTCGGTAGCCTGCCCATTACAAAAGCATTAGTTGAAGTCGTGGTCGACTCAGCGCAAGTAATTGCCTGCCATGAAACGGTGGCTGGCACCTACCAGCTACCCGGCGATTTTAGAGGGCAGATCGGCCATGCTTATCAACTCAGGATTACCCTGAGTGATGGAACACACTACCTGTCGACCCAACAAATCATGCAGTCCGTACCGCCTATTGACGCCATAAAAGCCCAATTCAACCCGACGGGTCTGACTACCAAAGTGAATGGTATTTACCCCGCTGCTCATGATATATCAATCGATTTTAAAGACCCCGCCGATCAACATAATTACTACCGTTGGGACTGGAAATTATGGGAGAAACAGGATTGGTGTAAGTCCTGTGTTCAGGGGGAATATGCGCAATACAACATAGTAGGTAAAGGGGTTGGTACAAACTGTTATGTAGGTGGTAACCAGCTTTATGAGGATTGTTTTTCGCCACCCGAAATCACAATGCCGGAATACAATTATGGCGGACAGAATCTATATTTTGTATACGATTATAACTGCCGGACTCAGTGCTGGGAAATCCTATATAGTCATGCGATCGATGTATTCGATGATAAGTTTAGTAATGGAGGGACTATGACAGGACGCCGGGTTGCCCAGATTCCTTTTTATCAGAAAGAGGGGTGTCTGGTTGAAATTCGGCAATTAGCACTAACCGCCGATGCCTACCGATTCTTTTTGTTATTTCAACAACAGACGCAAAACACGGGTGGTCTGACCGACACGCCCCCGTCGGCCCTTGTTGGGAACGTTCGCAACATAGCGAATGCCAGAGAAAAAGTTGTTGGGTATTTCACCGCAGCGGCAGCTTCCGCAAAACGTTACTGGATTGATCGCAAAGACGCTACTGGCACATACCCCGGGTTGTTCTATGCACAGAATGGCCGCCCGCCTATTCCAGAACCCGATGCGGCTAAATTTTGCATTGCTCCCTTGCCCTTGCGCCCTCCTAAAGCGCTCTGCGTTCCCAGCAACACAAAAACCCCATTTAAACCGGATGGCTGGCAAGAATAA
- a CDS encoding DUF4249 domain-containing protein → MIHTRSSFQPFFGLLGWFLLVTVPLACVDPEDITLRGTVDIIVVDGAITNLAEEQIIRLNRSKSDPLTGRFGTRPITKATVEIMVDSSQIVPCHETVDGSYQLPSDFKGQIGHAYQLRFTLSDGTQYVSNQQVIQSVPAIDKVTAQFNPKSIFPPINASFTSGHDFSVDFMDPAQTRNYYRWDWKLWEKQEWCRSCYQGVYAIYGDITPVLYFTPDPPNYFYVYISGNTQLLEDCYYELAPPVPSKRNPVPGYTYDYSCRTQCWEIIYSHDLNLFDDQYTNGGLLVNKKVAQIPFYDHNPGLVEIRQSSLTPDAYRYFKLFQQQTQNTGSLADTPPSALAGNVHNLANNHEAVVGYFSVSAVATKRYWLDRKDASGLSLGNTGGYSSLPGAELFFALNLRQPQPEPSLPGAPVLQLFNAPPRPPTAICVPSDSKTPYKPEGWQN, encoded by the coding sequence ATGATTCACACTCGTTCATCGTTTCAACCGTTTTTCGGGTTGCTGGGCTGGTTTCTGCTGGTCACGGTACCACTGGCGTGCGTTGACCCGGAGGATATTACATTGCGCGGAACGGTCGATATTATTGTTGTAGACGGAGCGATTACCAACCTGGCCGAAGAACAGATTATCCGACTCAATCGCTCAAAATCAGATCCATTGACAGGCCGATTTGGTACCCGCCCCATCACCAAAGCAACGGTTGAAATAATGGTTGACTCATCTCAGATCGTGCCCTGTCATGAGACGGTCGATGGGAGTTATCAGCTACCCAGCGATTTTAAAGGGCAGATTGGCCATGCGTATCAATTGAGATTCACGCTGAGTGATGGTACGCAATATGTGTCTAATCAACAGGTAATTCAGTCTGTGCCTGCCATTGACAAGGTTACGGCTCAGTTTAACCCGAAAAGCATTTTTCCGCCGATAAATGCATCATTTACATCGGGACACGACTTTTCCGTTGATTTCATGGATCCGGCCCAGACGCGCAACTACTACCGCTGGGACTGGAAACTCTGGGAAAAACAGGAGTGGTGCCGATCCTGCTATCAGGGTGTCTATGCGATCTATGGAGATATCACACCAGTTTTATACTTTACGCCTGATCCGCCCAATTACTTTTATGTCTACATATCGGGCAATACCCAGTTGCTGGAAGACTGTTATTACGAGCTTGCACCGCCCGTTCCTTCCAAAAGAAATCCAGTACCCGGCTATACGTATGACTACAGTTGCCGAACTCAGTGTTGGGAGATAATTTATAGTCACGATCTCAACCTCTTCGATGATCAGTACACGAATGGCGGCTTGCTAGTCAACAAAAAAGTAGCGCAGATTCCTTTCTATGACCACAATCCCGGCCTGGTTGAAATTCGCCAAAGCTCACTAACGCCCGATGCCTACCGATACTTTAAATTGTTTCAGCAACAGACCCAGAATACGGGCAGCCTGGCTGATACGCCCCCGTCGGCTTTAGCGGGCAATGTTCACAATCTGGCTAATAATCACGAAGCTGTGGTAGGTTATTTCTCGGTCTCAGCCGTCGCTACGAAACGTTATTGGCTCGATCGGAAAGATGCCTCTGGCTTGTCATTAGGCAATACCGGAGGCTACTCCAGTTTACCGGGTGCCGAGTTATTTTTTGCTCTGAATCTGCGTCAACCTCAACCCGAACCTTCCTTGCCGGGAGCACCCGTGCTTCAATTGTTTAACGCTCCTCCTCGCCCGCCAACGGCCATCTGTGTGCCCAGCGATAGTAAAACGCCTTATAAACCAGAGGGTTGGCAGAATTAA
- a CDS encoding DUF4249 domain-containing protein, with protein sequence MIHTHSSFQPFIVLLGWFLLVMVPLACVDPENILLRGTNDILVVDGMLTDLAEPQIIKINRSKADPLTGRFGTTPITKATVEVVMDSTVVIACHETVDGSYQLPSDFKGQIGHAYQLRFTLSDGTHYQSTQQVMLAVPPINRIYTRFNPSSLTSTELGGYTAAHDFYLDTQDPANERNYYRWDWKQWEKQDWCRTCQNGVYSINNVIKHYSPGGIRYWSAGDSLFEDCFYPPFEPGQPVIDRPFVYDYQCRTQCWAIFYSYNLNVFADDYTNGKLLAGQKVAQIPYYQHAPCLVEIRQAALDPAAYQYYKQLQDQTQKTGGLTDTPPAALAGNVHNLANNQEGIVGYFTASAVAATRYWLDRKDTTVLPLGATDPSGYSGLVGAELFFAINKRQPKPEPSPPTVPEIQIFENPLHPRPYTAICESKESQTPAKPVGWRD encoded by the coding sequence ATGATTCACACTCATTCATCGTTTCAACCGTTTATTGTGTTGCTGGGCTGGTTTCTGCTAGTCATGGTACCACTGGCTTGCGTTGATCCGGAGAATATCCTCCTGCGTGGTACGAATGATATTCTGGTTGTGGATGGTATGCTTACAGACTTGGCTGAACCTCAGATAATCAAAATCAATCGCTCAAAGGCTGATCCGCTCACGGGTCGATTCGGCACAACGCCTATTACCAAGGCAACGGTAGAAGTCGTCATGGATTCGACGGTCGTTATTGCCTGCCATGAAACCGTAGACGGTAGCTACCAACTACCCAGCGATTTTAAAGGGCAAATTGGCCATGCCTATCAATTACGGTTTACGCTCAGCGACGGCACTCACTATCAATCGACGCAACAAGTGATGCTGGCTGTTCCGCCGATTAATCGAATTTACACTCGGTTTAACCCATCTAGCCTGACGAGTACAGAGTTAGGCGGCTATACGGCGGCTCATGATTTTTATCTCGACACACAGGACCCCGCTAACGAACGCAATTACTACCGCTGGGACTGGAAGCAGTGGGAAAAACAGGACTGGTGCCGTACGTGCCAAAATGGAGTTTACTCAATAAACAATGTCATTAAACACTACTCGCCGGGTGGTATTCGGTACTGGTCTGCTGGGGACTCTTTGTTTGAAGACTGTTTTTATCCGCCTTTTGAGCCCGGTCAGCCAGTCATTGACCGTCCTTTCGTCTATGACTATCAATGTCGTACTCAGTGTTGGGCCATTTTTTACAGTTATAATCTAAACGTCTTTGCCGATGACTATACCAATGGAAAATTACTGGCTGGTCAGAAGGTGGCCCAAATTCCCTACTATCAACATGCCCCTTGTCTAGTCGAAATTCGGCAGGCTGCTCTCGATCCGGCTGCTTATCAATATTATAAACAGCTTCAGGATCAGACACAGAAAACGGGTGGCCTGACGGATACGCCCCCGGCTGCTCTGGCGGGGAACGTCCACAATCTAGCCAATAATCAAGAAGGGATAGTCGGTTATTTCACTGCCTCTGCTGTAGCAGCTACACGTTATTGGCTGGATCGGAAAGATACTACTGTTTTACCCTTAGGTGCTACTGACCCCAGTGGGTATTCTGGTCTGGTGGGCGCTGAATTATTTTTTGCTATTAATAAACGCCAGCCTAAACCAGAGCCTTCGCCACCCACTGTTCCTGAAATACAAATCTTTGAAAATCCACTACATCCCCGACCGTACACCGCCATTTGTGAATCAAAGGAAAGCCAAACGCCAGCTAAGCCAGTAGGCTGGCGAGATTGA
- a CDS encoding DUF4249 domain-containing protein: MNVFVSSLRRFFLLTSWLLLFIVVSCVDSVETTVNSSLNVIIVDGTITDLAEQQVIRLSRSQADRLTGRPGSVPVTKATVMVVVDSSTLISCHETEDGSYQLPSDFKGQVGHAYQLRFALSDDTKYESTTEVLQPVAPITQVRAQFNERSLSSTQRLNNVYTAAHDFYVDFTDPADQTNYYRWEWKDWEHQEWCRSCRDGRYQITNDQGKLIEDCVNEQFSYPNFDYNCRTQCWEIIYSNDLTVFDDRYTNGNAVKALRVAQVPLYSKEHCLVEIRQTSLTKQAYTYFNQLNEQTKNSGGVAGAQPALLIGNIYNVIKKNEPVVGYFSASSVSAVRHWLNRNDATGFTPGLFQALNGHDPVNEPSYYGRYRPPLAVCVSSETRTPVKPIGWQD; the protein is encoded by the coding sequence ATGAATGTCTTTGTTTCATCACTTCGTCGGTTTTTTCTGTTGACCAGTTGGCTTCTTCTGTTCATCGTAGTTTCCTGCGTTGACTCAGTCGAAACAACGGTAAACAGCTCACTCAATGTCATCATTGTCGACGGGACGATTACCGATTTAGCCGAGCAACAGGTTATTCGGCTCAGTCGCTCGCAGGCTGATCGGCTTACAGGGCGGCCGGGTTCTGTACCCGTTACCAAAGCGACTGTAATGGTAGTGGTTGACTCATCGACCCTTATTTCCTGCCATGAAACCGAGGACGGGAGCTATCAGCTACCCAGCGATTTTAAAGGCCAGGTTGGCCATGCCTATCAGCTTCGGTTTGCGTTGAGTGATGATACGAAGTATGAATCGACCACCGAAGTGTTGCAACCCGTTGCGCCAATTACGCAGGTTCGCGCCCAGTTTAATGAACGTAGCCTGAGTTCAACACAGCGATTGAATAACGTGTATACGGCGGCTCATGATTTTTACGTAGATTTTACTGACCCGGCCGATCAAACCAATTATTACCGGTGGGAATGGAAAGATTGGGAGCATCAGGAGTGGTGCCGGAGTTGCCGAGATGGCCGATACCAAATCACAAATGATCAGGGTAAGTTGATCGAAGATTGCGTTAATGAGCAGTTTTCCTATCCGAACTTCGACTACAATTGCCGGACCCAGTGTTGGGAAATTATTTATAGTAACGACCTGACGGTATTCGATGATCGGTACACCAATGGGAATGCCGTTAAAGCACTGAGGGTGGCTCAGGTTCCTCTTTATTCAAAAGAGCATTGCCTGGTCGAGATTCGGCAGACTTCATTGACAAAACAGGCTTATACCTATTTCAACCAGTTAAATGAGCAAACCAAAAATTCAGGTGGTGTGGCTGGCGCTCAGCCCGCTCTGTTGATAGGGAATATTTATAACGTAATCAAGAAGAATGAGCCCGTAGTGGGCTACTTCAGCGCGTCGAGTGTGTCGGCGGTGCGGCACTGGTTAAACCGGAATGATGCTACTGGTTTTACACCGGGTTTATTTCAGGCGCTTAATGGGCACGATCCGGTTAATGAACCGAGTTATTATGGCCGTTATCGTCCGCCCCTGGCCGTATGTGTGTCCAGTGAGACGCGAACACCGGTCAAACCAATAGGCTGGCAGGATTGA
- a CDS encoding DUF4249 domain-containing protein gives MRVLVIAGFIFLNSLLLTACVDRLDINLPQHTNIIVVDGILNNLPEPQLIQLNRAQTDSVTGRAGFKAITKATVEVIVDSTQVITCHETIDGRYQLPSDFRGKVGHTYQLHFKLSDGKQYLSTKQLMQPVPPIDKVTLRFSLTSLPANTGLLEEFRSGFDVVVDVQDPANQRNYYRWDWSLYEKQDWCQSCNRGYYMTNQLKMVSSYPNILIYQTQPEPSESCFEAPSPSLFGGNYTSLPVFFINSYVCRTQCWDIIPNSKINLFSDAYSNGGLIASRNVGQIPYYTENPALAEIRQSSLTADAYRYFSSVQEQTQNTGGLADGQPAALVGNVHNTANPQEKVIGYFTVGAISSVRYWLDKKDATGIAYGGTYYDPGPKVTFPVPGEQQLFFAFHRALPTVEAYLNFTILGGGIRPPTALCVPSDSRTPNRPEGWRD, from the coding sequence ATGCGTGTACTTGTCATTGCCGGTTTCATTTTTCTGAATAGCCTACTGTTGACTGCTTGTGTTGATCGCCTTGACATAAATCTTCCTCAGCACACAAACATCATTGTTGTGGATGGCATACTCAATAATTTACCCGAGCCCCAATTGATCCAGCTTAATCGTGCCCAAACCGATTCGGTAACGGGTCGTGCGGGATTCAAGGCGATTACGAAAGCGACTGTGGAAGTGATTGTTGACTCGACACAAGTGATTACCTGTCATGAAACAATAGACGGCAGGTATCAACTCCCCTCTGATTTCCGGGGGAAAGTGGGGCATACATATCAACTCCACTTTAAACTCAGTGATGGAAAGCAATATTTGTCTACAAAGCAACTTATGCAACCCGTGCCACCGATTGACAAAGTTACACTTCGATTCAGCCTTACCAGTTTACCAGCTAATACAGGCTTGCTCGAAGAGTTTCGATCTGGATTTGATGTGGTGGTGGATGTTCAGGACCCCGCGAATCAGCGTAATTATTACCGTTGGGACTGGAGCCTCTACGAAAAGCAAGACTGGTGCCAGAGTTGTAATCGGGGATATTACATGACCAACCAGCTCAAGATGGTTAGCAGTTATCCCAATATCCTTATTTATCAAACTCAGCCGGAACCCTCCGAGAGTTGCTTTGAGGCTCCCTCGCCATCTCTTTTTGGTGGAAATTATACATCGCTCCCTGTTTTTTTTATCAACTCCTATGTTTGTCGAACCCAATGCTGGGACATCATACCAAATTCGAAAATTAATCTATTTTCTGATGCGTATAGCAACGGAGGACTTATCGCGAGTCGTAACGTAGGGCAAATACCGTACTACACAGAGAACCCTGCTCTGGCAGAGATTCGTCAAAGCAGCCTGACAGCCGATGCATACCGCTATTTTAGTTCAGTACAAGAGCAGACGCAGAATACCGGTGGGCTGGCCGATGGACAGCCGGCAGCCTTAGTTGGAAATGTTCATAACACAGCCAATCCGCAGGAAAAGGTCATCGGCTATTTTACCGTTGGGGCTATCTCGTCGGTTCGCTATTGGCTGGATAAAAAAGATGCTACGGGTATCGCTTATGGTGGCACATATTATGATCCAGGCCCCAAAGTGACGTTTCCGGTACCGGGGGAGCAACAATTATTTTTTGCTTTTCACCGAGCACTACCTACGGTTGAAGCCTATTTGAACTTCACCATCTTAGGTGGAGGGATAAGGCCCCCAACCGCTTTATGTGTACCGAGCGACAGTAGAACGCCAAACCGACCCGAAGGCTGGCGGGATTAA